The proteins below are encoded in one region of Mycolicibacterium neworleansense:
- a CDS encoding NADPH-dependent 2,4-dienoyl-CoA reductase produces MGLAYPNLLSPLDLGFTTLRNRVVMGSMHTGLEDRAGDTAKLAEYFAERARGGVGLIITGGYAPNKTGWLLPFASQLVSSSEARRHRRITGAVHEADGKILLQILHAGRYAYHPLSVSASAIKAPINPFRPRALRDVEGTIGDFVRCALLAREAGYDGVEIMGSEGYLLNQFLAPRTNKRTDAWGGTPEKRRRFPVEIVRRVREAVGSDFIICYRMSMADYVEDGQTWDEIVALATEVEAAGATIVNSGFGWHEARVPTIVTSVPNSAFVDISSALAEHISIPVVASNRINMPQTAEQTLADTHVQLISMARPFLSDPDWVLKAAEERADEINTCIACNQACLDHAFVHKKVSCLLNPRAGRETTLVLSPTRRARSVAVVGAGPAGLSAAVSAAQRGHQVTLFEAGSAIGGQFDLARRIPGKEEFNQTIRYYTTMLAKLEVDVRLGVRAGVEDLAGFDHVVLASGVTPRLPAIPGIDHPKVLTYAQAITGAPVGKSVAVIGAGGIGFDVSEFLTTDESPTLNLKEWKAEWGAADPQEARGALTTPLPAPAVREVYLLQRTKGAQGRNLGKTSGWVHRASLKAKGVHQLSGVNYELIDDEGLHISFGAERRDRRVLPVDNVVICAGQESVRDLEDGLRTAGIEPHIIGGAAVAAELDAKRAIKQGTELAARL; encoded by the coding sequence ATGGGGCTGGCCTATCCGAACCTTCTGTCACCGTTGGACCTCGGGTTCACCACACTGCGCAATCGCGTGGTGATGGGGTCGATGCACACGGGCCTGGAGGATCGTGCCGGGGACACCGCCAAGCTGGCCGAGTATTTCGCCGAGCGGGCGCGCGGTGGCGTTGGGCTGATCATCACCGGCGGCTACGCGCCGAACAAGACCGGCTGGCTGCTGCCGTTCGCCTCACAACTGGTGTCGTCCTCGGAGGCGCGGCGCCATCGCCGGATCACCGGCGCCGTGCACGAGGCCGACGGCAAGATCCTGCTGCAGATCTTGCACGCCGGACGCTATGCCTACCATCCACTTTCGGTGAGCGCGTCGGCGATCAAGGCCCCCATCAACCCGTTCCGGCCACGAGCCTTGCGCGATGTCGAGGGCACCATCGGCGATTTCGTGCGCTGCGCCCTGCTGGCCCGCGAGGCGGGCTATGACGGTGTCGAGATCATGGGCAGCGAAGGCTATCTGCTCAACCAGTTCCTCGCGCCGCGCACCAACAAGCGCACCGACGCGTGGGGCGGCACCCCGGAGAAACGCCGCCGCTTCCCGGTCGAGATCGTGCGCCGGGTGCGTGAGGCGGTGGGCTCCGATTTCATCATCTGCTACCGGATGTCGATGGCCGACTACGTCGAGGACGGCCAGACGTGGGACGAAATCGTCGCGCTGGCAACCGAAGTCGAGGCAGCCGGAGCAACGATCGTCAACTCGGGGTTCGGCTGGCACGAGGCACGGGTGCCCACGATCGTCACATCGGTGCCCAACAGCGCGTTCGTCGACATCAGCAGTGCGCTGGCCGAGCACATCTCGATCCCGGTGGTGGCCTCCAACCGGATCAACATGCCGCAGACCGCCGAACAGACCCTGGCCGATACCCACGTCCAGTTGATCTCGATGGCCCGGCCCTTCCTCAGCGATCCCGACTGGGTCCTCAAGGCCGCCGAGGAGCGGGCCGACGAGATCAACACCTGCATCGCCTGCAATCAGGCCTGTCTCGACCATGCCTTCGTCCACAAGAAGGTCTCGTGCCTGCTCAATCCGCGGGCCGGGCGGGAAACCACGCTGGTACTCAGCCCGACGCGCCGCGCCCGGTCGGTGGCCGTCGTCGGCGCCGGACCCGCGGGACTGTCCGCCGCCGTCAGTGCCGCCCAGCGCGGCCACCAGGTGACACTGTTCGAGGCGGGATCGGCCATCGGCGGCCAATTCGACTTGGCCAGAAGGATTCCCGGCAAGGAAGAGTTCAACCAGACCATCCGCTACTACACCACGATGCTGGCCAAGCTCGAGGTCGATGTGCGGCTGGGCGTCCGGGCCGGGGTCGAGGATCTGGCCGGCTTCGATCATGTTGTGCTGGCCAGCGGGGTCACCCCGCGGCTTCCCGCCATTCCCGGCATCGACCATCCGAAGGTGCTCACCTACGCACAGGCCATCACCGGCGCGCCGGTGGGCAAGTCGGTCGCGGTGATCGGTGCCGGCGGAATCGGTTTCGACGTCAGTGAATTCCTCACCACCGATGAATCCCCGACACTCAACCTCAAGGAATGGAAGGCCGAGTGGGGTGCGGCCGATCCCCAGGAGGCACGCGGTGCACTGACCACTCCCCTGCCCGCCCCGGCCGTCCGCGAGGTGTATCTGCTGCAGCGCACCAAGGGCGCACAGGGCCGCAACCTGGGGAAGACCAGCGGCTGGGTCCACCGTGCGTCACTGAAAGCCAAAGGGGTGCATCAGCTTTCCGGCGTGAATTACGAGCTGATCGACGACGAGGGCCTGCACATCAGCTTCGGCGCCGAGCGTCGCGACCGGCGGGTGCTCCCCGTCGACAATGTGGTGATCTGCGCGGGGCAGGAATCGGTGCGCGATCTCGAGGATGGCTTGCGCACCGCCGGCATCGAGCCGCACATCATCGGAGGCGCCGCGGTCGCGGCCGAACTCGACGCGAAGCGGGCCATCAAGCAGGGCACCGAATTGGCCGCGCGTCTGTAG
- a CDS encoding GAF and ANTAR domain-containing protein yields MAELSRHDLAVRMADLARTVATPRTVDEILADVTATATELIAGVDTAGVLLVAAGGKFESLAGTSDLPHILDELQMTFQEGPCMQAALDDVVVRTDDFREETRWPSYSKVAIEIGVLSGLSLKLYTADRTAGALNLFGFQPRAWDSEAETIGTVLAAHAAAALLAGRHTEQLTSALSTRDRIGQAKGIIMERYQIDDIQAFELLRRLSQESNTKLIDVAQQVIDTRA; encoded by the coding sequence ATGGCCGAGTTATCGAGGCACGACTTGGCTGTGCGCATGGCGGACCTCGCCCGCACGGTTGCCACTCCACGCACGGTCGACGAGATTTTGGCCGACGTCACTGCCACGGCCACTGAGCTGATCGCGGGTGTGGACACGGCCGGGGTGCTGCTGGTCGCAGCTGGCGGCAAGTTCGAATCGTTGGCGGGGACCAGTGATCTGCCACATATCCTCGATGAGCTGCAGATGACGTTTCAAGAGGGGCCGTGTATGCAGGCCGCACTCGACGACGTGGTGGTACGCACGGACGACTTCCGTGAGGAGACACGCTGGCCGAGCTACTCGAAAGTCGCTATCGAGATCGGCGTTCTGAGCGGCCTGTCCCTCAAGCTCTACACCGCTGACCGCACGGCCGGCGCGCTCAACCTGTTCGGATTCCAGCCCAGGGCGTGGGACTCCGAGGCCGAGACCATCGGGACGGTGCTCGCCGCGCACGCCGCCGCCGCGCTGCTGGCCGGAAGGCATACCGAGCAGCTGACATCGGCACTGTCGACCCGCGATCGCATCGGCCAGGCCAAGGGCATCATCATGGAGCGCTACCAGATCGACGACATCCAAGCCTTCGAGTTGCTCAGACGCCTGTCGCAGGAAAGCAACACCAAGCTCATCGACGTCGCCCAGCAGGTCATCGACACCCGCGCCTAG
- a CDS encoding YceI family protein, whose protein sequence is MTVAVATDLTAGTWAIDPVHSSINFSVRHLMVSKVRGSFQTFSGAITVAEDGTPSVSATIDVNSIDTRNEQRDAHVRSADFFDAENYPTATFVSTGVRPDGDDYIVDGDFTLKGVTKPVALKLEFNGVNPGMGQGAVAGFEASVVLNRKDFGIDIDMPLETGGTVVGDKVTITLEIEALKQA, encoded by the coding sequence ATGACCGTCGCAGTAGCCACCGACCTGACCGCAGGCACCTGGGCCATCGACCCCGTGCATTCATCGATCAACTTTTCGGTCCGCCACCTCATGGTGAGCAAGGTTCGTGGCAGCTTCCAGACGTTCAGCGGCGCGATCACCGTGGCCGAGGACGGCACCCCGTCGGTCAGCGCCACCATCGACGTCAATTCCATCGACACCCGCAACGAGCAGCGCGACGCGCATGTGCGCTCCGCGGACTTCTTCGACGCCGAGAACTACCCGACCGCCACCTTCGTTTCCACCGGCGTGCGTCCCGATGGCGACGACTACATCGTCGACGGCGACTTCACCCTCAAGGGCGTGACCAAGCCGGTGGCGCTCAAGCTTGAGTTCAACGGCGTGAACCCCGGTATGGGGCAGGGCGCAGTCGCAGGCTTCGAGGCCTCGGTTGTGTTGAACCGCAAGGACTTCGGCATCGACATCGACATGCCGCTGGAGACCGGCGGCACCGTCGTCGGCGACAAGGTCACCATCACCCTCGAGATCGAGGCGCTCAAGCAGGCCTGA
- a CDS encoding excalibur calcium-binding domain-containing protein produces the protein MRLLSLTLACVAATTGLITAPMAGAYPSCAAARAAGAAPLYAGQPGYSSKLDRDGDGVACETGGGSASGGGSLPLYGGYGSAPAAAGPATQAPAAPATTGGYTTVVTWTGANCIDITAPSGAAGTLQTASHCGGRAQLFSNGVGDQMVGADPVIGEAGSLSCEILDGLLVDSGTAGDGHDVTCLTRASALS, from the coding sequence ATGCGCCTACTCAGCCTGACGCTGGCCTGTGTCGCAGCAACAACCGGCCTCATCACAGCACCCATGGCCGGCGCCTATCCGAGTTGCGCCGCGGCCCGCGCAGCCGGCGCCGCTCCCCTTTATGCAGGCCAACCCGGGTACAGCTCAAAGCTGGACCGCGACGGCGACGGCGTCGCTTGCGAGACGGGCGGCGGTTCTGCATCCGGCGGTGGAAGCCTTCCGCTGTATGGCGGATACGGCAGCGCTCCGGCCGCAGCCGGGCCGGCCACACAAGCGCCGGCGGCTCCCGCCACCACCGGCGGCTACACCACCGTCGTCACCTGGACGGGCGCGAATTGCATCGACATCACGGCGCCATCCGGTGCCGCGGGCACGCTACAGACCGCCTCGCACTGCGGCGGCCGGGCCCAGTTGTTCAGTAACGGCGTCGGCGACCAGATGGTCGGTGCCGATCCGGTCATCGGCGAGGCCGGCAGTCTCTCCTGCGAGATCCTCGACGGGCTGCTGGTGGACTCGGGAACCGCGGGCGACGGACACGACGTGACCTGCTTGACCCGCGCGAGCGCACTGTCGTAG
- a CDS encoding bifunctional FO biosynthesis protein CofGH, with translation MALNPQHGADLPIPAVPPKPAAPSAATTSAALRRVLRRARDGVALNVDEAAIAMTARGEDLADLCASAARVRDAGLESAGRLGVNGRLPVSYSRKVFIPVTHLCRDTCHYCTFVTVPGKLRAQGMGMYMEPDEILDVARQGAELGCKEALFTLGDRPEDRWDEARQWLDERGYDSTLDYVRAMAIRVLEETGLLPHLNPGVMSWSELSRLKPVAPSMGMMLETTSRRLFETKGEAHYGSPDKDPAVRLRTLDDAGRLSIPFTTGLLVGIGETLTERAETMHAIRKSHKEFGHVQEVIVQNFRAKDHTAMASTPDAGIDDFLATIAVTRLVLGPKMRIQAPPNLVSREECLALIGAGVDDWGGVSPLTPDHVNPERPWPALDDLADVTAQAGYDLVQRLTAQPQYVQAGAAWIDPRVRGHVDALADADTGFALDVNPVGRPWQEPDEASESLGRIDLHSAIDSEGRLTETRSDLDSAFGDWESIRAKVNELAARAPERIDTDVLAALRSAERNPGGCSDDEYLALATADGPALEAVTALADSLRRDAVGDDVTFVVNRNINFTNICYTGCRFCAFAQRKGDADAYSLSTDEVADRAWEAHVAGATEVCMQGGIDPELPVTGYADLVRAVKARVPSMHVHAFSPMEIANGVTRSGLSVREWLTSLREAGLGSIPGTAAEILDDEVRWVLTKGKLPTSEWINVVTTAHEVGLRSSSTMMYGHVDTPKHWVGHLNVLRSIQDRTGGFTEFVPLPFVHQSSPLYLAGGARPGPTHRDNRAVHALARIMLHGRISHIQTSWVKLGIERTQVMLRGGANDLGGTLMEETISRMAGSENGSAKTVAELVAIAEGIGRPARQRTTDYSPLAA, from the coding sequence GTGGCTCTGAACCCTCAGCACGGCGCCGATCTGCCCATCCCGGCCGTCCCACCGAAGCCTGCTGCGCCCAGCGCAGCGACCACCTCGGCGGCCCTGCGGCGTGTGTTGCGCCGGGCTCGTGACGGTGTGGCCCTCAATGTCGATGAGGCTGCCATTGCGATGACCGCCCGCGGTGAGGATCTGGCCGATCTGTGCGCCAGCGCCGCCCGGGTGCGTGACGCCGGACTGGAATCGGCGGGCCGGCTTGGAGTCAACGGACGGCTTCCGGTCAGCTACTCGCGCAAGGTGTTCATCCCGGTGACGCATCTGTGCCGCGACACCTGCCATTACTGCACGTTTGTCACCGTGCCCGGAAAGCTGCGCGCGCAGGGCATGGGCATGTACATGGAGCCCGACGAGATTCTCGACGTGGCCCGCCAAGGCGCCGAGCTGGGCTGCAAGGAAGCACTGTTCACCCTCGGTGACCGTCCCGAGGATCGCTGGGACGAGGCCCGGCAGTGGCTCGACGAGCGCGGCTACGACTCCACACTGGACTACGTGCGGGCCATGGCCATCCGGGTCCTCGAAGAGACCGGACTGCTGCCGCACCTGAACCCCGGCGTGATGAGCTGGTCGGAACTGTCGCGCCTGAAGCCGGTCGCGCCGTCGATGGGCATGATGCTGGAGACCACCTCCCGGCGCCTGTTCGAGACCAAGGGCGAAGCCCACTACGGCAGCCCTGACAAGGACCCGGCGGTGCGGCTGCGCACGCTCGACGATGCCGGTCGGCTGTCGATCCCGTTCACCACCGGCCTGCTGGTGGGGATCGGTGAGACGCTGACCGAACGTGCCGAGACTATGCATGCCATCCGCAAGTCGCACAAGGAGTTCGGTCACGTCCAGGAAGTGATCGTGCAGAACTTCCGGGCCAAGGACCACACCGCGATGGCGTCAACACCCGATGCCGGGATCGACGACTTCCTGGCGACCATCGCGGTGACGCGCCTGGTGCTCGGGCCCAAGATGCGTATCCAGGCCCCGCCCAATCTGGTGTCACGTGAGGAATGCCTGGCGCTGATCGGGGCCGGTGTCGACGACTGGGGCGGCGTATCACCGCTGACTCCTGACCACGTCAACCCGGAACGGCCCTGGCCGGCGCTGGATGATCTGGCCGATGTCACCGCGCAGGCAGGCTATGACCTGGTGCAGCGGCTGACCGCGCAACCGCAGTACGTGCAGGCCGGAGCGGCCTGGATCGATCCTCGGGTGCGTGGACATGTCGACGCGCTGGCCGATGCCGACACCGGGTTCGCCCTCGACGTCAATCCGGTGGGCCGGCCGTGGCAGGAGCCCGATGAGGCGTCGGAATCGTTGGGCCGTATCGATTTGCATTCGGCGATCGACTCCGAAGGCCGGCTGACCGAGACCCGAAGCGACCTCGATAGTGCGTTCGGGGACTGGGAGTCGATCCGGGCCAAGGTGAACGAGCTGGCCGCCCGGGCGCCTGAACGCATCGATACCGATGTGCTGGCCGCGCTGCGTTCGGCGGAACGCAATCCGGGCGGCTGCAGCGACGACGAGTATCTGGCGCTGGCCACCGCGGACGGTCCGGCGTTGGAAGCCGTTACCGCACTGGCTGATTCGCTGCGCCGCGATGCCGTCGGAGACGACGTCACCTTCGTCGTCAACCGCAACATCAACTTCACCAACATCTGCTATACCGGCTGCCGGTTCTGCGCGTTCGCCCAACGCAAGGGCGACGCCGACGCGTACTCGCTGTCCACCGACGAGGTGGCCGACCGCGCCTGGGAGGCCCACGTCGCCGGGGCCACCGAGGTCTGCATGCAGGGCGGCATCGATCCGGAACTGCCTGTCACCGGGTACGCCGATCTGGTGCGCGCGGTCAAGGCGCGGGTGCCATCGATGCACGTACATGCGTTCAGCCCCATGGAGATCGCCAACGGCGTGACCCGCAGCGGGCTGTCAGTCCGGGAATGGCTGACGTCATTGCGTGAGGCCGGGCTGGGGTCGATTCCCGGCACCGCCGCCGAGATCCTCGATGACGAGGTGCGCTGGGTGCTGACCAAGGGCAAGCTGCCGACGTCGGAGTGGATCAACGTGGTGACGACCGCGCACGAGGTGGGGCTGCGCTCGTCGTCGACGATGATGTACGGCCACGTGGACACGCCGAAACACTGGGTGGGCCACCTCAACGTGCTGCGGTCGATCCAGGACCGCACCGGTGGGTTCACCGAGTTCGTGCCGCTGCCGTTCGTCCATCAGTCCTCGCCGCTGTATCTGGCCGGCGGGGCGCGGCCCGGGCCCACCCACCGCGATAACCGGGCGGTGCACGCGTTGGCCCGGATCATGTTGCACGGCAGGATCTCTCACATCCAGACCAGTTGGGTCAAGCTCGGCATCGAGCGCACACAGGTGATGCTGCGCGGTGGTGCCAACGACCTGGGCGGCACGTTGATGGAGGAGACCATCTCCCGGATGGCCGGCTCGGAGAACGGCTCGGCCAAGACGGTGGCCGAGCTCGTCGCGATCGCCGAGGGCATCGGCCGCCCCGCCCGTCAACGCACCACGGATTACTCACCTCTCGCGGCATAA